Proteins found in one Muntiacus reevesi chromosome 2, mMunRee1.1, whole genome shotgun sequence genomic segment:
- the LOC136159885 gene encoding dual specificity protein phosphatase 13A isoform X6, which yields MAEASLPQLRGDAEATPCPSVLELEELLRAGKVSSSHVDEVWPNLYIGDAATANNRFELWKLGITHVLNAAHGGLYCQGSPDFYGSSVSYLGVPAHDLPEFDISAYFSSAADFIHRALSTPGAKVLVHCVVGVSRSATLVLAYLMLRQQLSLRQAVITVRERRWVFPNRGFLHQLCRLDQQLRGAGRS from the exons ATGGCGGAGGCTTCGCTCCCACAGCTGAGGGGAGATGCCGAAGCCACGCCTTGCCCCAGCGTCCTGGAACTGGAGGAGCTCCTGAGGGCAGGGAAGGTTTCTTCCAGCCACGTGGATGAAGTTTGGCCCAACCTTTACATAGGAGATGC gGCCACAGCAAATAACCGCTTTGAGCTATGGAAGCTGGGCATCACCCACGTGCTGAATGCCGCCCATGGGGGCCTCTACTGTCAGGGCAGCCCTGACTTCTATGGCAGCAGTGTGAGCTACCTGGGGGTGCCAGCCCACGACCTTCCTGAGTTCGACATCAGTGCCTACTTCTCCTCTGCAGCTGACTTCATCCACCGTGCCCTTAGCACGCCTGGGG CCAAGGTCCTGGTGCACTGCGTGGTTGGGGTGAGCCGCTCCGCCACACTGGTCCTGGCCTACCTCATGCTGCGCCAGCAGCTCTCCCTGCGCCAGGCGGTGATCACCGTGAGGGAGCGCCGATGGGTCTTCCCCAACAGAGGTTTCCTCCACCAGCTCTGCCGGCTGGACCAGCAGCTGCGGGGTGCAGGCCGGAGCTGA